A region of Rhodospirillales bacterium DNA encodes the following proteins:
- a CDS encoding ABC transporter substrate-binding protein has protein sequence MATTRRGLLGGASASAVALAAGRTLAQKKYDEGATDKEIKIGHTNPYSGPASSYGIIGKAIESYWKMVNEQGGINGRTLKFVTLDDGYNPAKTVEVVRQLVEQEKVLAMFNTLGTPTNTAIHKYMNQKKVPHLFLATGASKWGKPKEFPWTMGYQPDYHTEAVIYAKHVLANVKDAKIAVLMQNDDYGKDYWEGFKEGLGKDVNKVVKHVTYEVTDPTVDSQTIQLKDSGANVFFNISIPKFAAQSMKKAAEIGWKPVQYLNNVSAQVSTTMKPAGFENVQGVITAAWLKDPTDKQWEADAEMKMWREWMAKYNPGGNVQDVNYVYAYSVSFIMHQTLLKCGDTLTRENLMKQAANHKKLRIPLLLPGITASTSPTDFYPVQAVRLQRFKGESWELFGDILAAESS, from the coding sequence ATGGCAACCACCAGACGTGGACTGTTGGGCGGCGCCTCGGCGTCCGCCGTGGCGTTGGCGGCCGGCCGGACGCTGGCGCAGAAGAAGTACGACGAGGGCGCGACCGACAAGGAGATCAAGATCGGCCACACGAACCCGTACTCGGGCCCGGCCTCGTCCTACGGCATCATCGGCAAGGCCATCGAATCGTACTGGAAGATGGTCAACGAGCAGGGCGGCATCAACGGCCGGACCCTCAAGTTCGTGACCCTCGACGACGGCTACAACCCGGCCAAGACGGTCGAGGTCGTCCGCCAGCTGGTCGAGCAGGAGAAGGTCCTGGCGATGTTCAACACGCTGGGCACGCCGACCAACACGGCGATCCACAAGTACATGAACCAGAAGAAGGTGCCGCACCTCTTCCTGGCGACCGGCGCGTCCAAGTGGGGCAAGCCGAAGGAGTTCCCGTGGACGATGGGCTACCAGCCCGACTACCACACCGAGGCGGTGATCTACGCCAAGCACGTCCTGGCGAACGTGAAGGACGCCAAGATTGCGGTGCTGATGCAGAACGACGACTACGGCAAGGATTACTGGGAGGGCTTCAAGGAAGGCCTCGGCAAGGACGTCAACAAGGTCGTCAAGCACGTCACCTACGAGGTGACCGATCCGACGGTGGACTCGCAGACGATCCAGCTCAAGGATTCGGGCGCCAACGTCTTCTTCAACATCTCGATCCCCAAATTCGCCGCGCAGTCGATGAAGAAGGCGGCGGAGATCGGGTGGAAGCCGGTGCAGTACCTGAACAACGTCTCGGCCCAGGTGTCGACGACGATGAAGCCCGCCGGCTTCGAGAACGTCCAGGGCGTCATCACGGCGGCGTGGTTGAAGGACCCCACGGACAAGCAGTGGGAGGCCGACGCCGAGATGAAGATGTGGCGCGAGTGGATGGCGAAGTACAATCCCGGCGGCAACGTCCAGGACGTGAACTACGTCTACGCCTACTCGGTGTCGTTCATCATGCACCAGACGCTGCTGAAGTGCGGTGACACCCTGACCCGCGAGAACCTGATGAAGCAGGCCGCGAACCACAAGAAGCTCCGCATTCCGCTGCTTCTGCCGGGCATCACCGCCAGCACCAGCCCGACCGATTTCTACCCGGTCCAGGCGGTGCGGCTGCAGCGCTTCAAGGGCGAGAGCTGGGAGCTGTTCGGGGACATCCTCGCGGCCGAGAGCAGCTAG
- a CDS encoding ABC transporter substrate-binding protein, which translates to MTTTRRIVLGGGAAAVALGATGARAQKKYSDGATDKEIKIGHTNPYSGPASSYGIIGKGIEAYWKMVNERGGINGRMVKFVTLDDGYNPAKTVEMVRQLVEQEKVLCTFNTLGTPTNTAIHKYMNQKKVPQLFVATGASKWGKPKEFPWTMGFQPDYHTEAVIYAKHILANIKDAKIAVLMQNDDYGKDYWEGFKEGLGKDANKVVKHVTYETTDPTVDSQMIQLKDSGANVFFNIAIPKFAAQAIRKAADLNWKPVHYLNNVSSSVAATLKPAGIDNSQGLITGLYLMDPTDKQWNDHADMKTWRAFMAKYMPGANTDDGGYIFGYAVSALMEATLKQCGDDLTRENLMKQAANHKKLTLPLLLPGITASTSPTDFYPIQAIRLARFKGETWELFGDVLAAESS; encoded by the coding sequence ATGACGACGACACGGCGTATTGTTCTGGGCGGCGGCGCGGCCGCCGTGGCGCTGGGCGCGACGGGCGCCCGGGCGCAGAAGAAGTACAGCGACGGCGCGACCGACAAGGAGATCAAGATCGGTCACACCAACCCGTACTCGGGGCCGGCCTCGTCCTACGGCATCATCGGCAAGGGCATCGAAGCCTACTGGAAGATGGTCAACGAGCGCGGCGGCATCAACGGCCGCATGGTCAAGTTCGTGACGCTGGACGACGGCTACAACCCGGCCAAGACCGTCGAGATGGTCCGCCAGCTTGTCGAGCAGGAGAAGGTGCTGTGCACCTTCAACACGCTTGGCACGCCGACGAACACGGCGATCCACAAGTACATGAACCAGAAGAAGGTGCCGCAGCTCTTCGTCGCCACCGGCGCGTCGAAGTGGGGCAAGCCGAAGGAATTCCCGTGGACGATGGGCTTCCAGCCCGACTATCACACCGAGGCCGTGATCTACGCCAAGCACATCCTTGCCAACATCAAGGACGCGAAGATCGCGGTGCTGATGCAGAACGACGACTATGGAAAAGACTACTGGGAGGGCTTCAAGGAGGGCCTCGGCAAGGACGCCAACAAGGTCGTCAAGCACGTCACCTACGAGACGACCGATCCGACCGTCGACTCGCAGATGATCCAGCTCAAGGATTCGGGCGCCAACGTCTTCTTCAACATCGCGATCCCGAAATTCGCCGCCCAGGCCATCCGCAAGGCGGCCGACCTCAACTGGAAGCCGGTCCACTACCTGAACAACGTGTCCTCGTCGGTCGCGGCCACGCTCAAGCCGGCCGGCATCGACAACAGCCAGGGCCTGATCACCGGCCTTTACCTGATGGACCCGACCGACAAGCAGTGGAACGACCACGCCGACATGAAGACGTGGCGGGCGTTCATGGCCAAGTACATGCCCGGCGCCAACACCGACGACGGCGGGTATATCTTCGGATACGCCGTCTCGGCGCTGATGGAGGCGACGCTCAAGCAGTGCGGCGACGATCTGACCCGCGAGAACCTGATGAAGCAGGCCGCCAACCACAAGAAGCTAACGCTGCCGCTTCTGCTGCCCGGCATCACCGCCAGCACCAGCCCGACCGACTTCTATCCGATCCAGGCGATCCGTCTGGCCCGGTTCAAAGGCGAGACCTGGGAGCTGTTCGGCGACGTTCTGGCCGCCGAGAGCAGCTAG
- a CDS encoding branched-chain amino acid ABC transporter permease, whose translation MADVPARADLPGSTAKPEAAARPAPRTWLWVVIAIAFALPLVRSVAPDLVSDYRLFVISTMMIAGIAVLGLNLLTGFNGQISLGHGAFYAVGAYTAAILMDKVNSPYWLALIVAAGVCFVVGYLFGMPALKLEGHYLALATFALALAVPQALKYKHLEGLTGGVQGIVLSKPEAPFGLPLSEDQWLYYYVLVVLVALYWIAANILNSRSGRAMMAIRDHHMAADTMGIDTARYKTTVFGLSAMYTGVAGALSASAIAFVAPDSFVFFLSITFLIGLVVGGVGSLAGSLVGGVFTVLVTNSAQSISTFFKNGLGVPFDVSAYAIYGVMLLVLMYFMPMGIVGGVAIALRRLRR comes from the coding sequence ATGGCCGACGTCCCCGCTCGGGCCGACCTCCCCGGTTCCACGGCGAAGCCGGAGGCCGCCGCGCGTCCGGCGCCCCGGACGTGGCTGTGGGTGGTGATCGCCATCGCGTTCGCGCTGCCGCTGGTGCGCTCGGTCGCGCCGGATCTCGTCAGCGACTACCGGCTGTTCGTCATCAGCACGATGATGATCGCGGGCATCGCCGTGCTCGGCCTGAACCTCCTGACGGGTTTCAACGGCCAGATCTCGCTCGGCCACGGCGCGTTCTACGCCGTCGGCGCCTACACGGCGGCGATCCTGATGGACAAGGTCAACTCGCCGTACTGGCTGGCTTTGATCGTCGCGGCCGGCGTGTGCTTCGTCGTCGGCTACCTGTTCGGCATGCCGGCGCTGAAGCTCGAGGGCCACTACCTCGCGCTGGCGACCTTCGCGCTGGCGCTCGCGGTGCCGCAGGCGCTCAAGTACAAGCACCTCGAAGGTTTGACCGGCGGCGTGCAGGGCATCGTTCTGTCCAAGCCGGAGGCGCCGTTCGGCTTGCCTCTCAGCGAGGACCAATGGCTCTACTACTACGTGCTGGTCGTGCTGGTCGCGCTGTACTGGATCGCCGCCAACATCCTCAACAGCCGCAGCGGACGCGCCATGATGGCGATCCGCGACCACCACATGGCGGCCGACACGATGGGCATCGACACGGCGCGCTACAAGACGACGGTGTTCGGGCTGAGCGCGATGTACACCGGCGTCGCCGGCGCGCTGTCGGCCAGCGCCATCGCCTTCGTCGCGCCCGACAGCTTCGTCTTCTTCCTGTCGATCACCTTCCTGATCGGCCTCGTGGTCGGCGGCGTCGGATCGCTCGCGGGCTCGCTGGTCGGCGGCGTCTTCACCGTGCTGGTGACGAACTCGGCGCAGTCGATCTCGACCTTCTTCAAGAACGGCCTCGGCGTGCCGTTCGACGTCTCCGCCTACGCGATCTACGGCGTCATGCTGCTGGTCCTGATGTACTTCATGCCGATGGGGATCGTCGGCGGCGTCGCGATCGCGTTGAGGCGGCTGCGGCGGTGA